In Rhinatrema bivittatum chromosome 11, aRhiBiv1.1, whole genome shotgun sequence, a single window of DNA contains:
- the YIF1B gene encoding protein YIF1B, whose protein sequence is MSYEAASGSVLRQTSKRRPRSMASGVADPHQLFDDTSGSVSGHGGEYLAQGTPRGGYPAQELFSEHMSNLAVSYGSSLANQGKELVDKNIERFIPVTKLKYYFAVDTIYVSKKLGLLMFPYMHRDWEVRYQQDTPVAPRFDINAPDLYIPAMGFITYILVAGLALGTQNRFSPEILGMQASSALIWLVIEVLAILFSLYLVTVNTDLTTVDLVAFSGYKYVGMIVGVLSGLLFGRIIYYLVLSWCCIASFVFTIRTLRLKILSEAAAEGVLVRGARNQLRMYLTMAIAAVQPAFMYWLTFHLVR, encoded by the exons ATGAGTTATGAGGCCGCCTCGGGTAGTGTTCTCCGGCAGA CTTCCAAGAGGCGACCTCGCAGCATGGCCTCTGGGGTGGCCGATCCGCACCAGCTATTTGATGACACAAGCGGCAGTGTTTCTGGCCATGGGGGCGAGTACCTGGCGCAGGGGACGCCTAGGGGAGGCTACCCTGCCCAGGAGTTATTCTCTGAACACATGTCAAATCTGGCAGTGAGTTATGGTAGCAGCCTGGCGAACCAGGGCAAGGAGCTCGTGGACAAAAAT ATTGAGCGCTTCATTCCTGTGACTAAATTGAAGTATTACTTTGCTGTGGACACGATCTATGTGAGCAAGAAGCTGGGACTGCTCATGTTTCCATACATGCATCGG GACTGGGAGGTGAGGTATCAGCAGGACACACCAGTGGCACCAAGATTtgatataaatgctcctgacctCTATATTCCAG CAATGGGATTCATCACTTATATTCTGGTTGCTGGATTAGCACTGGGAACACAAAATAG ATTTTCCCCAGAGATCCTGGGGATGCAGGCCAGCTCGGCACTGATCTGGTTAGTCATAGAAGTGCTGGCAATCTTGTTTAGTCTGTACCTGGTGACTGTGAATACAGATTTGACCACTGTGGATCTCGTTGCTTTCTCTGGGTATAAGTATGTTGG GATGATTGTCGGCGTTCTGTCCGGATTGCTGTTTGGCAGGATCATCTATTACCTGGTGCTCAGCTGGTGCTGCATCGCCAGCTTTGTTTTTACG ATCCGGACCTTGCGGTTGAAGATCTTGTCGGAGGCTGCGGCGGAAGGTGTGCTAGTGCGTGGCGCCAGGAACCAGCTCCGCATGTATCTCACCATGGCCATTGCTGCTGTACAGCCTGCCTTCATGTACTGGTTGACCTTTCACCTGGTGAGATGA